In Lolium rigidum isolate FL_2022 chromosome 3, APGP_CSIRO_Lrig_0.1, whole genome shotgun sequence, the genomic window AAGATGAAAATCACAAGCTGCTTCTCCATCCTGACATGCACATCCTAAGAACATCCTCCCTATCCAGCACCCATCAAATGCTACAAATCGTTTAGCTACAACACCGTGTTTGCAAGTGACAGGCATGCCACTGTCATTAGCTAATTCGCAGAAATCGGAGTCGTACGTAGTGTTTACATTCTAACATTTAAAACAAACAGAAATAATCAGCCAAAATCATGCTCAAAATCAAAATTCCCCAAATCGACACCCTGCAAATTGGACAGATTCACGTACTCACATCAGTGCCCAGGGAGCTCATCTctggagaggaatcctcgccgtCACCCCATGAAACCATGGCCGAAATGGTATGCTACCACCGGAGATCCGCATCGCCGGCGAGGGGCAACAATGGGATGAGACAGAGAAGAAACGGGAGCAGGGAGACGACGAGCTAGCCGACCACTTAAATACGCTGCCCTAACGTTTGTGGCCTCCGTCTGTCAAGTGAGCGCCACGTCGGACCTGACAGTGGGCCACAGCTGCCAGAAACGCGGTTAAGACGAGGAAACCGTAGAATCGGTGCTCTGCATCGGCGAGGGCGCCCCAATTCTAGTAGTCATGTGACAAGCATAACACTTTTAGTAGTTCCGTGTCACAACTGccacaattgtggtagtttttttttgtcattttttcctttctcatatcAATATAAAGAGTTTTTCGTCATTTACTGCTATCACAATGGAGTCATGGGCATTCAAACTTTTTTTACGGAAATACGGCACTTTATTAATTAATCATATCAATATAAAGAGTTTTCCGGATGCATTCCGGAGCAAAATCTGAGATAACCCTAAAGATATCCTTATCAGCGATCCAACCTAGAATCGGTCATGGTCGGAGAGTTGGGCGTTGGATTAGGGACAAGCAATCACAGGCCTTATCAAAGCCTTTGTCGCGCACAAAGGGTGTCCTCTACTCCTTTGCCAGACGCTGGAGCTGGCCCACCCTGGCCCCACATGTCAGTCAAGACTACTCTCACTTCATACAAAACCCCACAAGAATCTACCACCTACAAACTAcacctgggcatttctcgggctGGGCCCAAAAAAGCCCGAACTGAAATTTCCAAgctcgagcccggcccggcccgaccttcGGGCTTACAAATTAGGCCCGAACTCGGCCCGCAACTGccaaaagcccggcccggcccgacaagcCCGGCCCGAACTAGGCTTAAACTGTGTTTTACGTAAGCCCGAGCCCGGCCtggcccgacgttcgggctccAAAATCAGGCCCGAACCCGACCCGATGTGCAAACctggcccggcccgggattttcgggccggatCAGGCTGggccgtccgggccgggctgcccatgcccagctgtactACAAACGCACCCTACCACGCGGACCCACTCTCCAGCGAGCAGGAGCACCAGGACAGCACGCGGCTCAGCTGTCCAGGGGCAATCCGGTAACTCCAGCTGTCGAGACAACTGTATCCATGCCCGCGTTATTTTATTGCGGGAAATAAACCCAGAGAAAATAAGTACTTTCCATAAAAGCCCCTGAAAAATGCGATCCCATTAAAAACCTCCCCTTCTTGGCCCCTTCTCTCCCCTCCTAAAATCTCTCTCCTCACACCTCACctcaacctcaacctcaacctCACTCTCTCTCCACCCCCGCGGCCGGACCGAATCCCCAACCTCGCCGTCGCAATCACCCGGCTCCCTGCACAGCTTTCTGTGGCCTCCGCCGTCCGCCGCGGCTCGGATTgatccgctcctcctcctcctcttcccgccGGTTCCTGCCATCCAGTCCCGCGTCCTTTCTTGGCCGCGTGGTTTGGTTCCTTGCAGAAATTTCGTCGCCTTGCCACCTGTTTGGCCTTTGTGCGCGCCCCCTGTCCGCATAGCTGCCGTCGCCATTGCTGCTGCTCTGCTCAGGCCAGCTGCTTCCTTGGATCTACTGGCTCGACCCTCCGCGCCCTCCTGCCTCCGGGCGTGAATGCCCGTCCTGTCTCTCCGGCTACAAATCTTGTTCCTCCGGGTGGACGGGTGGAGGTTCTCGTCTGCGGAGAGGCTGTTCCCGCGGATGAGGAGGGGATCCTGacccttgccgccgggctccgtcCGTCCCGTTCCCGGatcctcgccggcgccggcggcgtgccgggatgGGTTTCTTgatctgcctctgcctcctccagctcctcctcctGTGCCCCTCCCGAGCAGCCGcgcagccgccgccgtccgcgAGGGCCCTGGACGCAATGCTGCAGGACTACGCGTACCGGGCCTTCGCGCGCCCGCGCACCGGCATTGTCTACAACGCCACGCTGCCCGCGGACCTCGCCGCCGGCGTCGCGGTCTCGGGAGTCCGCCTGCGCAGCGGCAGCCTGCGGCGGAAAGGCTTCCCGGGCTACTTCGAGTTCGCCATCCCGGCCGGCGTCATCGTGCAGCCCTACGTCGAGCGGGTGGTGCTCGTCTACCACAGCCtcggcctcgacggcggcggcctgCCCCAGAGGTACTACCCGCTGCCCGGGTACACCTACCTGGCGCCCGTCCTCGGGCTGCTCTTCTACGACGCCGCCAACCTGTCCGCGGTGGGGCTGCCCGAGCTGAGCGTCGTCGCGTCGGGGAGCCCCATTTCCGTCAGTTTCGGCAATGTCAGGGCCGTGCCGCCGGGCGGTCCGGCGCCGCAGTGCGTGTGGTTTGATCTCGATGGCGTGCCGCAGTTCCGGGACCTGGAGGCCAACAACGTCTGCGCCACGTATCGCCGGGGCCACTTCTCCATAGTGGTAAACTCCAGC contains:
- the LOC124699314 gene encoding uncharacterized protein LOC124699314, translated to MGFLICLCLLQLLLLCPSRAAAQPPPSARALDAMLQDYAYRAFARPRTGIVYNATLPADLAAGVAVSGVRLRSGSLRRKGFPGYFEFAIPAGVIVQPYVERVVLVYHSLGLDGGGLPQRYYPLPGYTYLAPVLGLLFYDAANLSAVGLPELSVVASGSPISVSFGNVRAVPPGGPAPQCVWFDLDGVPQFRDLEANNVCATYRRGHFSIVVNSSELAPAPAPSGAIAPPIPADGGNAKGRKDAWKIAVGVVGGVIALGLLATLLVCCVRYKREKRMAAMERNAEVGETLRMAQVGRSQAPVAYGTRTKPVIESEYVA